aataaaattctTCCATTGAAGATACTCCAATGCGTTGCTGCTCAATGTTGTCTTACCTTTCAAGAAGAGAATTTCTTTAACATTGTTGAAGCTAATATCAATGGATCTTCCTCTGAATGCATTCATTATAGTTATCCTGTGTGATATATGTCTCAGGGAGTAGTGATGATGGATGACAAGAAACAATTTCTTTGTTGTTCTCAATTCTAAATTCCAATTAAATAACAATGGGAAAAAACTATGTGTATTAATTTTATAAAGGGAAAAAGCATAAAGTAAGAAACAAGAGCATGAttatactattttattttcacggaGTTTAATTTATTACAAAGGCATCACTTACACTCGTTTCAGATGCTATAAATAAATCTTAATTGTTTTCAGGTCTTCTAAAACATTGCAGGAGTAAACCAAATTTCGACCATTTTTAAGATTGTTTGGATCGACTAGCTTTTATAAAAGAACCATCTAGAGTGATTTTGAAAGCTTGTTGGATGTGAGAAACGAATTGTTTGGTTTTCAGTACTTTGCATATAAATGTAAATCTTCCCTCGCGACAAACTATGTTAAAAATGATTGCAAACGTTATCTTTTGgggattttaaattaaaataagtaCAAATAATACTGATTCTTGAAGAGGGTCTTTGCATTTATAAGAGATCaggtggaaataaaaaacatttgaatcagTTTTGTACGcagattctcatggtatttttttttaattttaaaattattatttcgggGCGAAGGCttatctctcttcaaagtggtGATAGGCTCCTCCCACGTTAAAACTGATcttcgccatttttggtggacAGTCCTGGAAATGAAGACACTTCTTACCGAAATAACGTAAAATTTGggatgtttcaaatttttaaaattagaagtCTAAGTTTTTTTATGTAGAAACATGAAGAACCACAAATGTTTGGTACCTAAATGTACTGGTGGTCTAAGGAATAATGCGTAACTTAAGTTTTTACAATATCCCAGATatgttgaaaaaatgaaagtaaGGTTCATTGCATTAGGTCTAGAAACCAGAAAGCTGTAATTTCTCTCCAGAAATGTGcgataaatatttttaggtaactattttgaaaattagacTGAGTAAAACGTTTTTCAATCACATCTttagtttgaaatttgaaagaatataataaattcaaaaatggtaTCGGATATCTGAAACTGAAACCCAATGTAGTACCTCATCGCAATATCTCAGAagccaataaaaattttatgttgtcataaaaaaattccaagttATCAGTAATTAATTCATTGATTGCTACACAGAAGTAGTACAGTACTACAGAAGTAGTTAGTATAGATGGAGTTACTTCGGATTACTGACCGGATGACTCCTTCGTGCATCACTTCGGGGGGTAATCCACAAAATACGGGACAAATATGTAGTTTGTTCAATATTTTGGTGTTATGAAGACCATACAGCCACGAGTAATGCTTCGAAAGCTAAACGTTCTCCATAGCTGCAGACTGCTCGTTGTCCTTGTGAGACGGCGTAcagtaaaaaatttgaataatatttttttttgatttcgctATGAATTCCCAAGCAAGGCCGACATTTTCTGAAGCCGATTTGCCGATTTGGTGGCTTGCTAAATTATCTGCAAATTCGATGGAAAGCCTTCACCTCAATTTCTACACCAACATCAAGTAGTTTTAATTCATCAATAATTTGCCTCAACTTGTGGTGTTTGAATAGAAACACTAagtttgttaaaaacaaaaaatggaaagaattaACTCTCCACGAACGATGTTTGAAAGGCAAATTTCTAactgaaaaatatatattaaccAACTTATGGTATGGTTATAGCTACCTATTGGATTACACATTTGCACTTCATTAAGGTACAATATTATCTAGAATGCTCTGGAACCACGTTGAAACCAAGTTGACGATTTTTAATAGGAGCCATCTTCCTATGTAAAATATATAATTGATATTTACgaagtttaaaaattaaatgatgcTTAATAGCCAGCAACCAGAGTCATGAGAGATCAGTGGTTATTCCATAATTCCACTTTATGCATCTTTAGTGTTTATTAGTTGTAGGTTAATcataaaaaggtaaaataattttactgtCTGACAGTAACTTTGTCTTTATCTAGTTTTATGCCGACCAAAATCTTGTGGAATCACTATGGAAAAACTGTTATTGGCATGATGAGGCTGAATCTTTTATTAAAAACCTGAATTTGATTATATTGGTATGTAACGATGCCCAACTTGTCTCTgatcttttttcctcctcccaaCCTCAAActcattttgaaatcaaacctAAAGAAGTTGATCGTTTCGTTGGATTTCATATTACTCGTGACCGGACCAACCGTAAATTGTATGTGCAACCATCGTATGTTGCAAATCTTTTGTTCGCATTTAATATGCAAACTTGTGATGCAGTTAGCACCCCAGCTGACTCAAATAGTCGCCTAACTGTTTCTCAACATCCTTTGAATTCATTGAAGAAATATACTTATCGTACTGCTGTGGGAGCTGTCATTCATTTATGTGTGACCCGTCTGACATTAATTTTGCTGTTGGCCAAACATTCGTCCAAGACAAATCCAACAAAAACGCTGTTAATAGTATTTTGGCATATGTATAGGGTTCAGAAAGCTATGGGATCTGTTTCggtagcaacaacaacaacactctTGTTGCCTTTTGTTACGCTGACAATGAGGGAGACACAATTATACGCCAGTCTACTACTGGTTATGTTGTCATGTTAAACGGTGAACCGGTGACTTGAGGAAGCCGACAACAGCAGTGTGTTTCTCTGTCCACAACAGAAGCGGGGTATGTTAAAGCATAAGAGACAACAAGAAAAGTAGCCTGGTTGCGAAACTTATTTCAAGATATTGGTATTGTCCAGAAAACGGCAACAGTAAGCTTTATCACGCGATGCTTTCGAAATCTCTCGTAAATCAATATCTGTGCTTTCTATTCCAGGCCCAAATTCTTCAAAAGACTGACATTTACCCTTTCCAACAATCAGAGAAATCCCGGAGCCTAAGTACGGAACCTTGAATTGATAAATTTAtcctaattttgttttccagtttACGGTTAAGGGAGGAGTGTTGATGTAGCCAGTCTTGCAACGAGCGGCTCAAAGTTTGTGCGGCACACCTCCCAAGCTCAAACTTTTGAGTGGCGCACAGCTCAACTAAGTTTGAGCGTGGGAGGTGCGCCGCACAAACAAGTTTAAACTGTGAACGCTCAATCTTCCGCTTAGACGCATCAGCCAATCAGTGCAACCATGTCTCTCCCCCTCTCTACCGTCCTGCCTACAACCCTCTTTTGCCCTAAGGGCCAAAAGGGGGAACACGAAAAGGGTGATCTGGATGAAGGTCACGTCGTCCACAAAAATGGATTGGTGCGTTTTTAATGGGGGGAGTTTATCTCAACTATGAAGATATATTACTTggggaaataataattaaaaaataaataaaaatactgctagaatcagcgtgaaaaactgatttgaATTATATTGATTTCCACCTGATCCATTATTACATTCAAAGACCCTGAAGAGCCAATTCATTCTATACTCTTTCTATAAGAATATAACCCTTTACATGATCGAGCTCTGGTTCGCGTACTACTCTGCCTGGTCCGGCCAGATCCTCTTAGAGCGATGGGCCATTGGTCTTTACAACATACTGTTCACTGGTGGGGCACCTTTAGCCCTGGGACTGTTTGACTGGCGTTGCACTGCCATTGTTTCCTACAATTACCCGAAACTCTACAAACCCTCACAGGCAGCCCAGTATTTCAATGGCAAGGTTTTCTGGTACTGGATGTCTAATGGTATTCTCgctcataaatttttttccgctCAGATGAGATGTgatgtaaatttttattttcccttatAGCTATGATCCATTCCGCGTTGTTGTTTTGGCTACCGCTGATGGCCTTTGATGAAGGCATTATCTTAACCAATGGTATGGATGGAAGCTACGTCATTCTGGGCAACATCATCTACACTTATGTTGTGGTCACGGTCTGCCTCAAGGCCGCACTGGATACTTACTCGTGGACGTGGTTTTCCACATTGGCTTACGGAGGATCGGTTTTGGCGTGGATTCTCTTTTTAGCGATTTACAGGTAAAACCATTTTACTAATGTCAAGTTTATTCGATTGACTCTAATGGCTTTCTTTTATAGAGTAGCTTGGTTTGCTGGCCCGGCTAACCACTGATTGCGGATGCCGACATGGCCGGTATTTCCCACTTGATCCTGTCCTCGCCCGTCTTCTGGATGGGATTGATCCTGGTCCCAGGAGTTGTCCTTCTCCCCGACTTTTTCATCAAATGGTACAAATTGATCCACGTGATCCTGcgaaattttttaactaacatttttatgtttttgttgttccaGCGTTTGGAAAACCATTTCCGAGTCAGACACTGACAGCGTGCGAGTAGAAGAGATATATCTGCAGCGTCAGCAGAGAtccgaaaacaaaaagaacgaaaagaaaaacaaaaaagacgaacgaaagaaagaaaagaaaaaaaaacgaacaaacaaacaacgttCAAGAAGAACACTCCAGAGACTCCGCATAGTGTAAAATTTATTCTATTATTTTATGTGAATGACTTGAGTTGTTTGAGGTCGACCAGTTAGTGCGAAGCGTTCGCAATGTGTTCCGGTGGCCGAACGCCTCGTCGGACGGAGcccctttttcttaaaaattaattaatataaaaattgCTCATTGTGTccatttgttttgcttttgttCATGTTTTTTAAGTTAATACAGATAATCATTCTTCGTACAATTATTCAGGTCAGCGCCctcatttgtttttggtttttacacAATATAAAATTTATATCTTTCCTACCTAAAGTTTGGGAATCCGCGCGAAACGTTccaaaaaatcgaattttgttggattttgacgaattttttttgccgTAGCCATTATGGGTAGCATTaagctgatttttttcaaatttttcctaCCAAGAGAAGGGTAGGTTTAAAATGGATCCCTATGTTTGGGAACACTCTATAGAGCTTCATGCAAATTAGGGTACTTCATACAAACTAGGGTATTAGGGTAATGAAGAGCTTCACAAGCTGAACAACAGTCTCCATtttcagaattaattttatgaCTTGTTCTAGTTAGTTGTTAAAGCATTACCAGGAGTCTGCTGTGATGTTTGGcaataatgaaatttgaaaaaaattgaaaataaaatatagcaAGAGGCTTTTAATTtcctaattttaaattgaatgcaGAAATTTTGTTCTAGTGAAATTCACAAGATTGCAGTGCTTGTTTTGTGGTCTAAAATCTGCGAAACGCCAAAGGATTTACAAGCTGGAATCATTTTAGCGAATTCTCCATCCACATTGACTAGTTATATgcacaaaattttgaatttaaactAGCGAGGATTAAATAATCTCGTACTGCTATTTAAAATATAACGTAACGAACATGTCGATTATGTAACAGACAGTGACatcaatgttttgttttgtttttctgcacATCAAGCCATAGCCATCTGTGGGTAGGGAACTGTACTTTGCCAAATTATTGATCGacggaaatataaaaagacggtggaattggaaaataatTGAGAAATGCATAACACTGAATgcaaaaacgataaaaatcTTATCGGGGGAATttaacttgttttgtttcatgcTGGTGCCAGTCTGTGATGGTCCGCTTGGTGTCAAGTTGTTTTCCGTTAGGTTTTGGTTGGCATGATTAATTGATGGttgtattaaattttttaatcagaatataatttatttgaaaatattaaatatgaatttaaaaatattaaaaatgaatttgaaaattcatctTTCATACTTTATaatagaataaacaaatataggtaataaaaaacacatttgatttgttttttttggcgcgattttcaaaaaaatccgaatttcAATTACtaatttaacatttaaaaattgcctcaTCTAGATGAATTAGGTATTTAAGgatagagaaataaataaagcttaaaagtaatcaattttttgacacat
This sequence is a window from Daphnia pulicaria isolate SC F1-1A chromosome 7, SC_F0-13Bv2, whole genome shotgun sequence. Protein-coding genes within it:
- the LOC124348700 gene encoding probable phospholipid-transporting ATPase IA, whose product is MIELWFAYYSAWSGQILLERWAIGLYNILFTGGAPLALGLFDWRCTAIVSYNYPKLYKPSQAAQYFNGKVFWYWMSNAMIHSALLFWLPLMAFDEGIILTNGMDGSYVILGNIIYTYVVVTVCLKAALDTYSWTWFSTLAYGGSVLAWILFLAIYRVAWFAGPANH